The following proteins are co-located in the Vigna unguiculata cultivar IT97K-499-35 chromosome 9, ASM411807v1, whole genome shotgun sequence genome:
- the LOC114162934 gene encoding uncharacterized protein LOC114162934 isoform X2: MQPPKENIKLEQCDICGARGLIEKVVTCSKCSVIRHAYCVQINTTIIPKDWLCETCQSKHDSTSPYKVNQDVSSWACKRKPSVKRAKVKYLDLDEVIRLSSGRTSAGSKNVISKIPSLTPKPNPPILPPKVLGKLPRNDEVHKRPMTNQHASCSLFKGSTQECIEENQQPFGGVVADKNVQAHDPQKEKATKDAPFGDLSATKSLAIVAGEPSDDAQSIQQNLDLYRKFLPSSIHAWRGQIQILQAAASSIIYDGFEAQTPCMVNKKAYKLSREMPSVLQLESLPALNVLTDIFPDDSPNLQDIALYFFPSEHTDRSFLPIFLIFFIFLFLFGVIHVGNCGLSCLSYMFSIECRLRKDLNDILKFMNDEKAMLRSFIDGVELLVFTSNQLDIDSRGVIAEVKAGHFLWGVFRQFNMEPVDMEIDMIGGKDVEGKVDRILKVKPKRVL; this comes from the exons ATGCAGCCACCCAAGGAAAATATCAAG CTTGAACAATGCGATATATGCGGTGCTCGTGGTTTGATAGAAAAAGTTGTTACTTGCTCTAAATGCAGCGTGATTCGACATGC TTAttgcgttcaaattaataccaCAATAATTCCTAAAGACTGGCTCTGTGAGACTTGCCAATCCAAGCACGATTCAACTTCACCTTATAAAGTGAACCAGGATGTCAGTTCCTGGGCTTGTAAAAGGAAACCATCTGTCAAAAGAGCCAAAGTGAAGTACCTTGACTTAGATGAAGTCATTAGGCTTTCTTCTGGGAGGACCTCTGCTGGATCAAAAAATGTTATTTCCAAGATTCCCTCCCTGACTCCAAAACCAAATCCTCCCATATTACCTCCTAAAGTACTTGGGAAGCTTCCAAGAAATGATGAAGTACACAAGAGGCCAATGACTAACCAACATGCTTCTTGCTCATTGTTTAAAG GATCAACACAGGAGTGTATAGAAGAAAATCAGCAACCCTTTGGTGGAGTGGTAGCAGATAAAAATGTACAGGCCCATGATCCTCAGAAAGAAAAGGCTACAAAAGATGCCCCATTTGGAGATTTATCAGCAACAAAATCTTTGGCTATTGTTG ctGGTGAACCTAGCGATGATGCTCAGAGCATTCAACAAAACTTAGACCTTTATCGTAAATTTTTACCCTCCTCAATTCATGCTTGGAG GGGTCAGATCCAAATTCTTCAAGCAGCTGCATCTAGCATAATTTATGATGGATTTGAGGCCCAAACACCATGCATGGTTAACAAGAAAGCATATAAACTTTCAAGAGAAATGCCATCAGTTCTGCAACTGGAGTCACTTCCTGCATTGAATGTCTTGACTGATATATTCCCAGATGATTCTCCTAACCTTCAGGATATTGCATTGTACTTCTTTCCATCAGAACATACTGATAGGTCATTTCTTCCtattttcttgatctttttcattttcctttttctttttggtgtcATCCATGTGGGCAATTGCGGTTTAAGCTGCTTATCCTACATGTTCTCCATTGAATGTAGGTTGAGAAAGGACCTGAATGACATATTGAAGTTTATGAATGACGAGAAAGCAATGCTAAGAAGTTTTATTGATGGAGTGGAATTGCTAGTATTTACCTCAAATCAACTTGACATAGACTCAAGGG GTGTTATTGCTGAAGTAAAGGCTGGACATTTTTTATGGGGAGTATTTCGCCAATTTAACATGGAGCCAGTTGATATGGAAATTGATATGATTGGAGGAAAAGATGTGGAGGGAAAAGTTGATCGTATTCTGAAAGTTAAACCCAAGAGGGTTCTATGA
- the LOC114162934 gene encoding uncharacterized protein LOC114162934 isoform X1, producing the protein MQPPKENIKLEQCDICGARGLIEKVVTCSKCSVIRHAYCVQINTTIIPKDWLCETCQSKHDSTSPYKVNQDVSSWACKRKPSVKRAKVKYLDLDEVIRLSSGRTSAGSKNVISKIPSLTPKPNPPILPPKVLGKLPRNDEVHKRPMTNQHASCSLFKVGSTQECIEENQQPFGGVVADKNVQAHDPQKEKATKDAPFGDLSATKSLAIVAGEPSDDAQSIQQNLDLYRKFLPSSIHAWRGQIQILQAAASSIIYDGFEAQTPCMVNKKAYKLSREMPSVLQLESLPALNVLTDIFPDDSPNLQDIALYFFPSEHTDRSFLPIFLIFFIFLFLFGVIHVGNCGLSCLSYMFSIECRLRKDLNDILKFMNDEKAMLRSFIDGVELLVFTSNQLDIDSRGVIAEVKAGHFLWGVFRQFNMEPVDMEIDMIGGKDVEGKVDRILKVKPKRVL; encoded by the exons ATGCAGCCACCCAAGGAAAATATCAAG CTTGAACAATGCGATATATGCGGTGCTCGTGGTTTGATAGAAAAAGTTGTTACTTGCTCTAAATGCAGCGTGATTCGACATGC TTAttgcgttcaaattaataccaCAATAATTCCTAAAGACTGGCTCTGTGAGACTTGCCAATCCAAGCACGATTCAACTTCACCTTATAAAGTGAACCAGGATGTCAGTTCCTGGGCTTGTAAAAGGAAACCATCTGTCAAAAGAGCCAAAGTGAAGTACCTTGACTTAGATGAAGTCATTAGGCTTTCTTCTGGGAGGACCTCTGCTGGATCAAAAAATGTTATTTCCAAGATTCCCTCCCTGACTCCAAAACCAAATCCTCCCATATTACCTCCTAAAGTACTTGGGAAGCTTCCAAGAAATGATGAAGTACACAAGAGGCCAATGACTAACCAACATGCTTCTTGCTCATTGTTTAAAG TAGGATCAACACAGGAGTGTATAGAAGAAAATCAGCAACCCTTTGGTGGAGTGGTAGCAGATAAAAATGTACAGGCCCATGATCCTCAGAAAGAAAAGGCTACAAAAGATGCCCCATTTGGAGATTTATCAGCAACAAAATCTTTGGCTATTGTTG ctGGTGAACCTAGCGATGATGCTCAGAGCATTCAACAAAACTTAGACCTTTATCGTAAATTTTTACCCTCCTCAATTCATGCTTGGAG GGGTCAGATCCAAATTCTTCAAGCAGCTGCATCTAGCATAATTTATGATGGATTTGAGGCCCAAACACCATGCATGGTTAACAAGAAAGCATATAAACTTTCAAGAGAAATGCCATCAGTTCTGCAACTGGAGTCACTTCCTGCATTGAATGTCTTGACTGATATATTCCCAGATGATTCTCCTAACCTTCAGGATATTGCATTGTACTTCTTTCCATCAGAACATACTGATAGGTCATTTCTTCCtattttcttgatctttttcattttcctttttctttttggtgtcATCCATGTGGGCAATTGCGGTTTAAGCTGCTTATCCTACATGTTCTCCATTGAATGTAGGTTGAGAAAGGACCTGAATGACATATTGAAGTTTATGAATGACGAGAAAGCAATGCTAAGAAGTTTTATTGATGGAGTGGAATTGCTAGTATTTACCTCAAATCAACTTGACATAGACTCAAGGG GTGTTATTGCTGAAGTAAAGGCTGGACATTTTTTATGGGGAGTATTTCGCCAATTTAACATGGAGCCAGTTGATATGGAAATTGATATGATTGGAGGAAAAGATGTGGAGGGAAAAGTTGATCGTATTCTGAAAGTTAAACCCAAGAGGGTTCTATGA
- the LOC114162934 gene encoding uncharacterized protein LOC114162934 isoform X3, producing the protein MQPPKENIKLEQCDICGARGLIEKVVTCSKCSVIRHAYCVQINTTIIPKDWLCETCQSKHDSTSPYKVNQDVSSWACKRKPSVKRAKVKYLDLDEVIRLSSGRTSAGSKNVISKIPSLTPKPNPPILPPKVLGKLPRNDEVHKRPMTNQHASCSLFKVGSTQECIEENQQPFGGVVADKNVQAHDPQKEKATKDAPFGDLSATKSLAIVAGEPSDDAQSIQQNLDLYRKFLPSSIHAWRGQIQILQAAASSIIYDGFEAQTPCMVNKKAYKLSREMPSVLQLESLPALNVLTDIFPDDSPNLQDIALYFFPSEHTDRLRKDLNDILKFMNDEKAMLRSFIDGVELLVFTSNQLDIDSRGVIAEVKAGHFLWGVFRQFNMEPVDMEIDMIGGKDVEGKVDRILKVKPKRVL; encoded by the exons ATGCAGCCACCCAAGGAAAATATCAAG CTTGAACAATGCGATATATGCGGTGCTCGTGGTTTGATAGAAAAAGTTGTTACTTGCTCTAAATGCAGCGTGATTCGACATGC TTAttgcgttcaaattaataccaCAATAATTCCTAAAGACTGGCTCTGTGAGACTTGCCAATCCAAGCACGATTCAACTTCACCTTATAAAGTGAACCAGGATGTCAGTTCCTGGGCTTGTAAAAGGAAACCATCTGTCAAAAGAGCCAAAGTGAAGTACCTTGACTTAGATGAAGTCATTAGGCTTTCTTCTGGGAGGACCTCTGCTGGATCAAAAAATGTTATTTCCAAGATTCCCTCCCTGACTCCAAAACCAAATCCTCCCATATTACCTCCTAAAGTACTTGGGAAGCTTCCAAGAAATGATGAAGTACACAAGAGGCCAATGACTAACCAACATGCTTCTTGCTCATTGTTTAAAG TAGGATCAACACAGGAGTGTATAGAAGAAAATCAGCAACCCTTTGGTGGAGTGGTAGCAGATAAAAATGTACAGGCCCATGATCCTCAGAAAGAAAAGGCTACAAAAGATGCCCCATTTGGAGATTTATCAGCAACAAAATCTTTGGCTATTGTTG ctGGTGAACCTAGCGATGATGCTCAGAGCATTCAACAAAACTTAGACCTTTATCGTAAATTTTTACCCTCCTCAATTCATGCTTGGAG GGGTCAGATCCAAATTCTTCAAGCAGCTGCATCTAGCATAATTTATGATGGATTTGAGGCCCAAACACCATGCATGGTTAACAAGAAAGCATATAAACTTTCAAGAGAAATGCCATCAGTTCTGCAACTGGAGTCACTTCCTGCATTGAATGTCTTGACTGATATATTCCCAGATGATTCTCCTAACCTTCAGGATATTGCATTGTACTTCTTTCCATCAGAACATACTGATAG GTTGAGAAAGGACCTGAATGACATATTGAAGTTTATGAATGACGAGAAAGCAATGCTAAGAAGTTTTATTGATGGAGTGGAATTGCTAGTATTTACCTCAAATCAACTTGACATAGACTCAAGGG GTGTTATTGCTGAAGTAAAGGCTGGACATTTTTTATGGGGAGTATTTCGCCAATTTAACATGGAGCCAGTTGATATGGAAATTGATATGATTGGAGGAAAAGATGTGGAGGGAAAAGTTGATCGTATTCTGAAAGTTAAACCCAAGAGGGTTCTATGA